A genomic stretch from Campylobacter lari subsp. concheus includes:
- a CDS encoding 2-oxoglutarate ferredoxin oxidoreductase subunit beta, producing the protein MAFNYDEYLRVDKLPTQWCWGCGDGVVLKAIIRAIQKLDWNMDDVCLVSGIGCSGRMSSYVNCNTVHTTHGRAIAYATGIKLANPKKHVIVVSGDGDTLAIGGNHTIHGCRRNIDLTHILINNFIYGLTNSQTSPTTPQGFYTVTAQAGNIDPNFDACELTKAAGASFVARTNVIEANKLENIIFKALSHKGYSFVDVFSNCHINLGRKNKMGEAVSMLDWIKNRCVDKSKFEQLDYEQRADKFPTGILHQDESKAEYCEAYEEVRRALKEKRMVDLGALK; encoded by the coding sequence ATGGCTTTTAATTACGATGAATATTTAAGAGTAGATAAACTTCCAACACAATGGTGCTGGGGTTGTGGTGATGGCGTTGTTTTAAAAGCTATTATTAGGGCTATTCAAAAACTTGACTGGAATATGGATGATGTTTGTTTAGTTTCTGGTATAGGTTGTAGTGGTAGAATGAGTTCTTATGTAAATTGTAATACAGTGCATACTACCCATGGTAGAGCTATTGCTTATGCAACAGGGATTAAGCTAGCAAATCCTAAAAAACACGTAATCGTAGTAAGTGGGGATGGTGATACTTTAGCAATTGGTGGAAATCACACTATCCATGGATGTAGAAGAAATATAGATTTAACTCATATTTTAATCAATAATTTTATTTATGGTCTTACAAACTCACAAACTTCACCAACTACTCCGCAAGGTTTTTACACTGTTACAGCTCAAGCAGGTAATATAGACCCAAATTTTGACGCTTGTGAGCTTACTAAAGCTGCTGGGGCTTCTTTTGTAGCAAGAACAAATGTTATTGAGGCAAATAAACTTGAAAATATCATTTTTAAAGCTTTATCGCACAAAGGTTATAGTTTTGTAGATGTATTTTCAAACTGCCATATTAATCTTGGTAGAAAAAATAAAATGGGTGAAGCTGTAAGCATGCTTGATTGGATTAAAAATCGTTGTGTAGATAAGTCTAAATTTGAACAATTAGACTATGAGCAAAGAGCAGATAAATTCCCTACAGGAATTTTGCATCAAGATGAAAGCAAGGCAGAATATTGCGAAGCTTATGAAGAAGTTAGAAGAGCCTTGAAAGAAAAAAGAATGGTTGATTTAGGAGCATTAAAATGA
- a CDS encoding 2-oxoglutarate:acceptor oxidoreductase, delta subunit produces the protein MLMVAPENTPVWVDEARCKACNICVSYCPAGVLAMRDEISAVLGQMIEVVHPDSCIGCSECESHCPDFAIFVAKRDEFKFAKLTPEAKERAQAVKENKYKKLNA, from the coding sequence ATTTTAATGGTAGCCCCAGAAAATACACCGGTTTGGGTTGATGAAGCAAGATGTAAAGCTTGTAATATCTGTGTTAGCTATTGTCCAGCTGGAGTTTTAGCAATGAGAGATGAAATCAGCGCAGTTTTAGGACAGATGATAGAAGTGGTTCATCCTGATTCTTGTATAGGCTGTAGTGAATGTGAAAGTCACTGTCCTGATTTTGCAATTTTTGTTGCCAAAAGAGATGAGTTTAAATTTGCAAAGCTTACACCAGAAGCTAAAGAAAGAGCGCAAGCTGTTAAAGAAAATAAATATAAAAAATTAAACGCATAG
- a CDS encoding acetolactate synthase large subunit, whose protein sequence is MKELNGSQMICEALKEENVKVVFGYPGGAALNIYDEIYKQTHFKHILVRHEQAALHSADAYARMSGEVGVAVVTSGPGFTNTVTGLATAYSDSIPLVLISAQVANSLIGTDAFQEIDAIGISRPCVKHNYLVKNIEELPKILKEAFYIATTGRKGPVHIDIPKDVTAAIGKWHYPKEISMKTYKPTYKGNVKQIKKLVSLIKNAQKPLFYLGGGCIASNASDELRELIHFCQIPAVETLMALGTLRSDDKLNLKMAGMHGSYCANIALSECDLLIAVGARFDDRITGKTSEFAKGAKIVHIDIDPSSISKIIEAHFPIVGDIKSVILDTLEELKKESFDNTKYQEWFKTLQRYQQLYPLIYEDSDEVLKPQWVIEECARLAPDARIITDVGQHQMWVAQFYPFNYARQLATSGGQGTMGYSLPAALGAKLAVGEEVVVNFVGDGSFLMNIQELMTASAYGIKVINIVLNNSFLGMVRQWQSMFYKERFSNTDLTSQPDFITIAKGFHCEGYNVCNKEEFQKAFKAALKSKKTCILNVAIDRYEDVLPMVPAGGAIYNMILPSYKNKDKK, encoded by the coding sequence ATGAAAGAGCTAAATGGCTCGCAAATGATTTGTGAAGCATTAAAAGAAGAAAATGTTAAAGTAGTTTTTGGTTATCCTGGTGGTGCTGCTTTAAATATTTATGATGAAATTTATAAGCAAACTCATTTTAAACATATCCTAGTTAGACACGAGCAAGCAGCCTTACATAGTGCTGATGCTTATGCTAGAATGAGTGGTGAGGTTGGTGTGGCAGTAGTTACAAGTGGACCTGGTTTTACCAATACAGTTACAGGTTTGGCTACTGCTTATAGTGACTCTATACCTTTGGTTTTAATTTCAGCTCAAGTTGCAAATTCTTTAATAGGAACCGATGCTTTTCAAGAAATCGATGCGATAGGTATTTCAAGGCCTTGTGTAAAGCATAATTATTTAGTAAAAAATATTGAAGAATTACCTAAAATTTTAAAAGAAGCTTTTTATATTGCTACAACAGGTAGAAAAGGGCCTGTGCATATTGATATACCTAAAGATGTTACTGCTGCTATAGGTAAATGGCATTATCCTAAAGAAATTTCTATGAAAACTTACAAGCCAACTTATAAAGGAAATGTTAAGCAAATTAAAAAATTAGTAAGTTTGATTAAAAATGCTCAAAAACCTTTATTTTACCTAGGTGGAGGTTGTATAGCTTCTAATGCTAGTGATGAATTAAGAGAATTGATTCATTTTTGTCAAATTCCTGCAGTTGAAACCTTGATGGCTCTAGGAACTTTAAGAAGTGATGATAAGCTTAATTTAAAAATGGCAGGTATGCATGGGAGTTATTGTGCAAATATTGCTTTAAGTGAGTGTGATTTGCTCATTGCTGTGGGCGCTAGGTTTGATGATAGGATTACTGGTAAAACAAGTGAGTTTGCCAAGGGTGCGAAAATCGTTCATATTGATATAGATCCAAGCTCTATTTCTAAAATCATCGAAGCGCATTTTCCTATAGTTGGAGATATTAAAAGTGTTATTTTAGATACTTTAGAAGAATTAAAAAAAGAAAGTTTTGATAATACAAAATACCAAGAATGGTTTAAAACTTTACAAAGATATCAGCAATTATATCCTTTAATCTATGAAGATAGTGATGAAGTTTTAAAACCTCAATGGGTTATAGAAGAATGTGCTAGATTAGCTCCTGATGCAAGGATAATTACTGATGTGGGGCAGCATCAAATGTGGGTAGCACAATTTTATCCTTTTAATTATGCAAGACAACTTGCAACAAGTGGTGGACAAGGAACTATGGGTTATTCTTTACCGGCTGCACTTGGAGCTAAATTAGCTGTGGGTGAAGAAGTGGTGGTAAATTTTGTAGGCGATGGTTCTTTTTTAATGAATATACAAGAGCTAATGACTGCAAGTGCTTATGGAATCAAAGTGATTAATATCGTTTTAAATAATTCTTTTTTGGGCATGGTAAGACAATGGCAAAGTATGTTTTATAAAGAAAGATTTTCTAATACAGATTTAACAAGTCAACCTGATTTTATTACTATTGCTAAAGGTTTTCATTGTGAGGGTTATAATGTTTGTAATAAAGAAGAATTTCAAAAAGCTTTCAAAGCAGCCTTAAAATCTAAAAAAACTTGTATTTTAAATGTGGCTATAGATCGTTATGAAGATGTATTACCTATGGTGCCTGCAGGGGGAGCTATTTATAATATGATTTTACCTAGCTATAAAAACAAGGATAAAAAATGA
- a CDS encoding malate dehydrogenase — translation MKITIIGAGNVGVSTAYALILRELVDELVLIDINKDLLFARELELSQSIAAFNFDIKITCTDDYAHSKDSQVVIFSAGIARKEGQSRDELFTINAKIMLECANNIKKFNNDPLFIIISNPVDFLLDALYDSKLFSSKKIIAMAGVLDNARFKYEVGKKLNIKTSCIDTKLIGFHNDSMILVKSQSKVQNKALNEVLSEYDLAQIEQEVKTGGAKIIKYLKTSAYLAPASACVRMIEALKSGEFLPICVILDGEYGIKEKAFGVMARISFDGVLEILELKLDNQEQIALENSLIEYNYK, via the coding sequence ATGAAAATCACTATCATAGGTGCAGGAAATGTCGGTGTAAGCACTGCTTATGCTTTGATTTTAAGAGAGTTGGTTGATGAGCTTGTTTTAATTGATATTAACAAAGATTTGCTTTTTGCTAGAGAATTAGAATTAAGTCAGAGTATAGCTGCTTTTAATTTTGATATTAAAATAACTTGCACAGATGATTATGCACACTCAAAAGATTCTCAAGTGGTTATTTTTAGTGCGGGAATAGCTAGAAAAGAAGGTCAAAGTAGGGATGAGCTTTTTACTATTAATGCTAAAATCATGCTTGAGTGTGCTAATAATATTAAAAAATTTAACAACGATCCTTTATTTATCATAATAAGCAACCCTGTAGATTTTTTACTTGATGCTCTTTATGACAGTAAATTATTCTCATCAAAGAAAATTATTGCTATGGCAGGTGTTTTGGATAATGCTAGATTTAAATATGAAGTTGGTAAAAAATTAAATATAAAAACTTCTTGTATAGATACTAAACTTATAGGTTTTCACAATGATAGTATGATTTTAGTAAAATCTCAAAGTAAAGTTCAAAACAAAGCATTAAATGAGGTTTTAAGTGAATATGATCTTGCTCAAATAGAACAAGAAGTTAAAACAGGTGGTGCTAAAATTATAAAATATTTAAAAACTTCAGCATATTTAGCCCCTGCGAGTGCTTGCGTGAGGATGATAGAGGCTTTAAAAAGTGGAGAATTTTTACCAATATGTGTGATTTTAGATGGAGAATATGGCATAAAAGAAAAAGCTTTTGGTGTTATGGCAAGGATAAGTTTTGATGGAGTACTTGAAATTTTGGAGTTGAAATTAGATAATCAAGAACAAATTGCATTAGAAAATTCTCTCATTGAGTATAATTATAAATAA
- a CDS encoding 2-oxoacid:acceptor oxidoreductase family protein has product MKYQLRFCGEGGQGVITAGEILAKAAIKEGRNAFKASTYTSQVRGGPTKVDIIIDESEIFFPYAVEGEVSFMLSTADKGYHNFKDGVCEGGVIVVEPNLVHPSKEDYTRWKIFEIPIITIAKEEVGNVATQSVVALAIAAYMSKCIDIDALKQTMLDMVPAKTKEANAKAFDLGVEYAKKAQVVS; this is encoded by the coding sequence ATGAAATATCAATTAAGATTTTGCGGCGAAGGTGGACAAGGGGTTATCACTGCAGGTGAAATTTTAGCTAAAGCTGCCATTAAAGAAGGGCGCAATGCTTTTAAAGCTTCTACTTATACTTCTCAAGTTAGAGGCGGACCAACTAAGGTTGATATTATCATTGATGAAAGTGAAATCTTTTTTCCTTATGCAGTAGAAGGCGAAGTTAGTTTTATGCTTTCAACTGCTGATAAGGGTTATCATAATTTCAAAGATGGTGTTTGTGAAGGCGGTGTTATAGTTGTAGAGCCAAATTTAGTTCATCCAAGCAAAGAAGATTATACTAGATGGAAAATTTTTGAAATTCCTATTATTACTATAGCTAAAGAAGAAGTAGGTAATGTAGCTACTCAATCAGTTGTTGCTTTAGCTATAGCTGCTTATATGAGTAAATGTATTGATATTGATGCATTAAAACAAACTATGCTTGATATGGTACCTGCAAAAACTAAAGAAGCAAATGCAAAAGCTTTTGATTTAGGTGTAGAATACGCTAAAAAAGCACAAGTAGTTTCTTGA
- a CDS encoding 2-oxoglutarate synthase subunit alpha, translated as MREVISTGNVLVAKAAIDCGCKFFGGYPITPSSEIAHELSHMLPKNDGTFIQMEDEISGISVALGASMSGVKSMTASSGPGISLKAEQIGLGFIAEIPLVIVNVMRGGPSTGLPTRVAQGDLFQAKAPTHGDYASIALAPASLEEAYTETIRAFNLAEKYMTPVFLLLDETIGHMNGKAKLPDLEELEIINRKKFTGDKKDYKPYAAGENEAATLNPFFEGYRYHITGLHHGDIGFPTEDGMIVDKNMKRLFGKIKNNTDEICTYEEFMCDDAQFLIIAYGSVARSTKEAILRLREEGLKVGLFRPITLYPVAEKKIAQVVSKFEKVMVSELNMGQYLEEIQRVSKRDDFISLHRANGRPITPSEIIAKVKENM; from the coding sequence ATGAGAGAAGTGATATCAACAGGTAATGTTTTAGTAGCAAAAGCTGCGATTGATTGTGGCTGTAAATTTTTTGGTGGTTATCCAATTACCCCAAGTTCTGAAATAGCACATGAATTAAGCCATATGCTACCAAAAAATGATGGTACTTTTATACAAATGGAAGATGAAATTTCAGGTATTAGTGTGGCTTTGGGTGCTTCTATGAGTGGTGTTAAGTCTATGACAGCAAGTAGTGGACCTGGAATTTCTTTAAAAGCTGAGCAAATTGGTTTGGGTTTTATAGCTGAAATTCCACTAGTAATTGTAAATGTTATGAGGGGTGGTCCATCCACTGGCCTTCCAACAAGAGTTGCACAAGGAGATTTGTTTCAAGCAAAAGCTCCAACACATGGAGATTATGCAAGTATAGCTTTAGCTCCTGCTTCGTTAGAAGAAGCTTATACTGAAACCATTAGAGCTTTTAATCTAGCTGAAAAATACATGACTCCGGTATTTTTGCTTTTAGATGAAACCATAGGACATATGAATGGTAAGGCAAAATTACCTGATTTAGAAGAATTAGAAATTATTAACCGTAAAAAATTTACGGGCGATAAAAAAGATTACAAACCTTATGCAGCAGGGGAAAATGAAGCTGCTACGCTAAATCCTTTCTTTGAAGGTTATCGTTATCATATCACAGGACTTCATCATGGAGATATAGGTTTTCCAACTGAAGATGGAATGATAGTAGATAAAAATATGAAAAGATTGTTTGGTAAGATTAAAAATAATACAGATGAAATTTGTACTTATGAAGAGTTTATGTGTGATGATGCGCAGTTTTTAATCATTGCTTATGGTAGTGTTGCAAGATCTACTAAAGAAGCTATTTTAAGACTTAGAGAAGAGGGTTTAAAAGTAGGGCTTTTTAGACCAATCACACTTTATCCAGTAGCTGAGAAAAAAATAGCTCAAGTGGTATCTAAATTTGAAAAAGTTATGGTAAGTGAGCTTAATATGGGGCAATATTTAGAAGAAATTCAAAGAGTAAGCAAAAGAGATGATTTTATTAGCTTGCACCGTGCAAATGGTCGCCCTATAACCCCAAGTGAAATTATTGCTAAAGTAAAGGAGAATATGTAA
- the lpxD gene encoding UDP-3-O-(3-hydroxymyristoyl)glucosamine N-acyltransferase, with protein MKISEIAKFLGIEYCGEDIEITALNSLNNASFSELSYCDGEKNSKKIASSGAGAILISKEFENLVSKDCIKLVVDNPHLSFALLSKLFAKPLISSEKKQSNIAKSAKIMPNVYIGENVQIADHVVIMAGAYIGDNVSIGEYTIIHPNAVIYNDTKIGKKCHLLANCVIGSDGFGYAHTKNGEHYKIYHNGNVILEDFVEVGACTTIDRAVFESTIIKQGTKIDNLVQVGHNCEIGENCLIVAQSGISGSSVLGKNVTMGGQSATSGHLEIGDFATIAARGGVTKNLEGARVYGGFPIMLQKDWLKFQAKIITAFRDKHE; from the coding sequence ATGAAAATTAGTGAAATTGCTAAATTTTTAGGCATAGAATATTGTGGAGAAGATATAGAAATTACAGCTTTAAATTCATTAAATAATGCAAGTTTTAGTGAACTTAGTTATTGTGATGGAGAAAAAAACTCTAAAAAAATTGCAAGTAGTGGAGCTGGGGCTATATTGATCTCGAAAGAATTTGAAAATTTAGTTTCAAAAGATTGCATTAAGTTAGTCGTTGATAACCCACATTTATCTTTTGCGCTTTTAAGTAAGCTTTTTGCTAAACCTTTAATCTCTAGTGAAAAAAAACAATCTAATATTGCCAAAAGTGCTAAGATTATGCCAAATGTTTATATAGGTGAAAATGTTCAAATAGCTGATCATGTAGTGATAATGGCAGGAGCTTATATAGGTGATAATGTAAGTATAGGTGAATATACTATAATCCATCCAAATGCTGTGATTTATAATGACACTAAAATAGGTAAAAAATGTCATTTGCTGGCAAATTGTGTTATAGGTAGTGATGGTTTTGGTTATGCGCATACAAAAAATGGCGAACATTATAAGATTTATCATAATGGAAATGTTATTTTAGAAGATTTTGTAGAAGTTGGAGCTTGTACGACTATTGATAGAGCAGTTTTTGAAAGTACTATCATAAAGCAAGGTACAAAGATTGATAATCTTGTTCAAGTAGGACATAATTGTGAAATAGGAGAGAATTGTCTTATAGTAGCTCAAAGTGGAATTTCAGGTTCAAGTGTTTTAGGTAAAAATGTTACTATGGGTGGACAAAGTGCTACAAGTGGGCATTTAGAAATAGGGGATTTTGCTACCATAGCCGCAAGAGGCGGGGTCACTAAAAATTTAGAAGGTGCTAGGGTTTATGGTGGTTTTCCTATCATGCTTCAAAAAGATTGGCTAAAATTTCAAGCAAAAATTATCACAGCTTTTAGGGATAAACATGAGTAA
- the ilvN gene encoding acetolactate synthase small subunit, which translates to MKRRVISVIVLNEHGVLSRVVGLFSGRGYNIESLTVAPLDDKEFSRINIVTLGDEKVFEQIIKQLHKLIPTYKVIDSSDFIEKETALVKIALNENFAGLDAILKAYNGSITYSDDEFIIVMASDDAKNIDNFLKTMKKYNPISVVRSGSILMEVK; encoded by the coding sequence ATGAAAAGAAGAGTAATTTCTGTCATTGTATTAAATGAGCATGGGGTATTATCACGCGTTGTTGGACTTTTTTCAGGGCGTGGTTATAATATAGAATCTCTTACTGTTGCACCACTTGATGATAAAGAATTTTCAAGGATAAATATCGTTACTTTAGGTGATGAAAAAGTTTTTGAGCAAATCATAAAACAACTTCACAAACTCATACCCACTTATAAGGTGATTGATTCTAGTGATTTTATAGAAAAAGAAACAGCCTTGGTAAAGATTGCTTTAAATGAAAATTTTGCAGGCTTAGATGCTATATTAAAAGCTTATAATGGCAGTATAACTTATAGTGATGATGAGTTTATTATAGTAATGGCAAGTGATGATGCAAAAAATATCGATAACTTTTTAAAAACTATGAAAAAGTATAATCCTATTAGTGTAGTTAGAAGCGGTTCTATTTTAATGGAGGTAAAATGA